AGGGAAGTAATCCCTTCTTGTTTTGCCATTCGAGTGATTGCGTCGACAACGCTCTTGTAATTACGGCGTTGGTCCAGAGGTAGACGACCATCAGCTTGCATCCGTACCATCGCGACGTCAGCCGGGTTACCACAAGCTGCACCGATTCCACCTGCAACTAGACCAGCTCCTATCTTGCGGACTAATGACATGTTGCCCGTTTCTGGATCGGTCCATTTCTGCTTCATGATATCGTACAGACCCATCCGAGTTGTTGAATAGAGTGTTTGCCGGAGTACCGTTGCTGAAACACCGGAGAATAAACCCCGTAATCCTTGTTCTTGAACGATCGTCTTCCCTACCGATAGCAAACCCAcacgtggtggtggtggcggtggtagaGTAGCGTTGAGCTTCGGAGCCGCGACGGTGGTGGTTGTGGCGAATGCGGGTCGGACCGATTCGGCTGTTGGTTTGGAGGCTTGAATCTCGCCATTAAGTTGCATACGAACTTTCAGAAGATCTAAGGGATGCGTTGAACATCCTGCAATAATCGATGCGATCCCTCCTTCCACAAATCCTTTGACACccatcttgatttgatttttgatttggaatttgaaaaaaaaaaaatagaagaaaaaaatgggtAATTTGAAGATTTGATTTCTGGGTTTTTAATTGGAAAACCCGAATAAAAAAAAGAATTTAGAGAATTTGAAATCTGAAATTAAGACCAATTGGAATTAGGGTTCATCTCACTGGAAACCAGGAGATGAGAATGTAAGCCGAAGGCTACTGTTGAAGAATGTGGAATGTTGGGCCTCTGAGACATATGATGTTCAAAGAGACTCTGTTCAAACAACAAAAGCAAAACCAGTTTGATAGGTGAAGAGAAAAATATGattatttttctttcatttatAGGGTTTGAGGAAAGCCGTAAGGGGGAGGCTGCTGCTGCGAGATATGGAATAAGGAAAGAACCAACGAAGGGAAGGAGAAAGAGTATGTGGGTCCAACTTCCGTATATATTGGGGTATAATGTATTGAATTCCCATGTGACGTGGTATTGAATCAAAATACTCCCCGTGTAATtgagtgtttttcttttttttctgtaATTGGCTTTCAGCTTTAATACCGTACCAGGTGAAAACCT
This DNA window, taken from Papaver somniferum cultivar HN1 chromosome 3, ASM357369v1, whole genome shotgun sequence, encodes the following:
- the LOC113356786 gene encoding mitochondrial uncoupling protein 5-like — encoded protein: MGVKGFVEGGIASIIAGCSTHPLDLLKVRMQLNGEIQASKPTAESVRPAFATTTTVAAPKLNATLPPPPPPRVGLLSVGKTIVQEQGLRGLFSGVSATVLRQTLYSTTRMGLYDIMKQKWTDPETGNMSLVRKIGAGLVAGGIGAACGNPADVAMVRMQADGRLPLDQRRNYKSVVDAITRMAKQEGITSLWRGSSLTVNRAMIVTASQLASYDQIKETILDKGIMKDGLGTHVTASFAAGFVASVASNPVDVIKTRVMNMKYERGGVPPYSGALDCAMKTIKAEGPMALYKGFIPTISRQGPFTVVLFVTLEQVRKLLKDF